A window of Ignicoccus hospitalis KIN4/I contains these coding sequences:
- the nrfD gene encoding NrfD/PsrC family molybdoenzyme membrane anchor subunit — MSNPVVEFLVTIWYIIKHMFKGDWRGWTWIFAMAGLTAFGLGLWAGVQAGPAIYTQLVYHLGMDPKLLEQLGISEHRGGMVYTALDDWVAWGLYISFFVFWVGVAAAGVLFGVAAYVFRDKGFMRLAPLAEVQAVAALIVALLLVLVDVGRPIRTIQLLALPIVAQLQFPNPQSIFDYDFTVLNGYLVVNLIGILIAVHWYRRGPKYAPPKWLMYLFMLIAAPLAIGIHTVTGFISQPLTARPIWNAPLLAPRYVATALAAGPAMLLIVSVIAEKFYKKFKVPNYVYEKTLIAATAAMIVGLYFTLSEAQELFWYTTEPHKRAQAIGIFNFAVMPFCALMKPILKDFAVFFSGTNFNGCSWGYPGMEYLALMNFFWIVVGSLAVILTIFVPRLRKTRKGVVFLSALIILAVVGEKTLPIVIPGYTPDVLGKLAIYYPTPMEWALTVAAHAAGMMVYMLLARPVIRAVIAHYGEEEH; from the coding sequence GTGAGCAACCCAGTGGTAGAGTTTCTTGTGACCATATGGTACATAATAAAGCACATGTTCAAGGGCGACTGGAGGGGCTGGACGTGGATATTCGCCATGGCCGGTCTGACCGCCTTCGGCTTGGGTCTCTGGGCCGGCGTACAAGCGGGCCCAGCGATATACACCCAGCTGGTCTACCACCTAGGCATGGACCCCAAGCTGTTGGAACAGCTCGGCATTAGCGAGCATAGGGGAGGCATGGTCTACACCGCGTTGGACGACTGGGTCGCGTGGGGCCTCTACATCTCGTTCTTCGTCTTCTGGGTCGGAGTAGCAGCTGCGGGAGTGCTGTTCGGAGTTGCAGCGTACGTCTTCAGGGACAAAGGGTTCATGAGGCTTGCCCCCTTAGCGGAGGTCCAAGCGGTCGCGGCGCTTATAGTGGCGCTACTACTCGTGCTGGTTGACGTCGGCCGGCCCATAAGGACCATACAGCTGCTGGCGCTACCAATAGTAGCCCAGCTCCAGTTCCCCAACCCGCAGTCGATATTCGACTACGACTTCACGGTGCTCAATGGGTACCTCGTGGTCAACTTGATAGGGATACTGATAGCGGTTCACTGGTACCGCAGGGGGCCCAAGTACGCCCCGCCTAAGTGGCTCATGTACCTATTCATGCTTATCGCGGCGCCGCTGGCCATAGGTATACACACGGTAACGGGATTCATAAGCCAGCCCCTGACGGCGAGGCCTATATGGAACGCCCCTCTGCTGGCCCCGCGCTACGTGGCGACTGCCTTAGCGGCCGGTCCGGCAATGTTATTAATAGTATCTGTGATAGCCGAGAAGTTCTACAAGAAGTTCAAGGTTCCCAACTACGTATACGAAAAGACTTTGATAGCGGCCACCGCCGCCATGATCGTCGGCCTCTACTTCACCTTGTCGGAGGCCCAAGAGCTGTTCTGGTACACTACTGAGCCCCACAAGAGGGCCCAAGCGATAGGAATATTCAACTTCGCCGTCATGCCGTTCTGCGCGCTAATGAAGCCGATACTCAAGGACTTCGCGGTGTTCTTCAGCGGCACCAACTTCAACGGCTGCAGCTGGGGCTACCCCGGCATGGAGTACTTGGCCCTAATGAACTTCTTCTGGATAGTCGTCGGCTCGCTGGCCGTAATACTAACCATATTCGTGCCGAGGCTGAGGAAGACGCGCAAGGGCGTAGTCTTCTTGAGCGCCTTGATAATACTGGCGGTGGTAGGTGAGAAGACTCTGCCGATAGTCATACCGGGCTACACCCCGGACGTGCTGGGCAAGCTGG
- a CDS encoding 4Fe-4S dicluster domain-containing protein, producing the protein MANQTRRNLLKGIAAAGAVGLMTVSRDEVGKVLHKLSDEELLGYVYEEGEYVISEYSPYKTPEEIKELAKKKEEMAKKKCMESANSICQRLGENSPECRLARKHCEEIKVKWTLAKKGVRWAMALDLNKCIGCRRCAYACVQENNVDRTQGIEWIKVVNVNREELELLGVDLDYKEAPYKDRVYIPVACNQCEYPPCTMVCPVRATWQEADGIVVVDSYRCIGCRYCITACPYGARHMNWKPVTVDALTLNPNMHVFGNVPREVHTVEKCTWCIQRTRDGGTTACVEICPVGSRAFGNLHDEEGPIQRIIKEYGVFVLKPYAGTKPRFFYYFGPARTPPLDSENPKSGNWLGTPKHGEGTHHGSREKAEERGHD; encoded by the coding sequence ATGGCTAACCAGACCCGTAGGAATTTGCTCAAGGGGATAGCCGCGGCCGGCGCGGTAGGCTTGATGACCGTCAGCAGAGACGAAGTAGGTAAGGTCCTACACAAGCTCAGCGACGAAGAGCTGCTGGGCTACGTGTACGAGGAGGGGGAGTACGTAATAAGCGAGTACAGCCCCTATAAGACCCCAGAAGAGATCAAAGAGCTAGCGAAGAAGAAGGAGGAGATGGCTAAGAAGAAGTGCATGGAGAGCGCCAACTCCATATGCCAGAGGCTGGGCGAGAACAGCCCGGAGTGTAGGCTGGCGAGGAAGCACTGCGAGGAGATCAAGGTAAAGTGGACCTTGGCTAAGAAGGGAGTCCGCTGGGCCATGGCACTGGACTTGAACAAGTGTATAGGCTGTAGGAGGTGCGCCTACGCTTGTGTACAAGAGAACAACGTGGACCGCACCCAAGGCATAGAGTGGATAAAGGTAGTCAACGTGAACAGGGAGGAGCTCGAGCTGCTCGGAGTAGACCTAGACTACAAGGAGGCCCCTTACAAGGATAGGGTCTACATACCGGTCGCGTGCAACCAGTGCGAGTACCCGCCGTGCACTATGGTTTGTCCGGTTAGGGCCACTTGGCAAGAGGCCGACGGGATAGTCGTCGTGGACAGCTACCGGTGCATAGGCTGTAGGTACTGCATAACCGCTTGTCCTTACGGAGCTAGGCACATGAACTGGAAGCCAGTCACCGTGGACGCGCTGACGCTCAACCCCAACATGCACGTGTTCGGGAACGTCCCCAGGGAGGTGCATACCGTAGAGAAGTGTACTTGGTGTATACAGAGGACCAGGGACGGGGGGACCACGGCTTGTGTGGAGATATGTCCGGTGGGCTCGAGGGCCTTCGGCAACCTCCACGACGAGGAAGGGCCCATACAGAGAATAATAAAGGAGTACGGGGTGTTCGTCCTCAAGCCCTACGCCGGCACTAAGCCGAGGTTCTTCTACTACTTCGGCCCCGCTAGGACCCCTCCGCTGGACTCCGAGAACCCCAAGTCCGGCAACTGGCTGGGCACCCCGAAGCACGGCGAAGGGACTCACCACGGAAGTAGAGAAAAAGCAGAGGAGAGGGGTCACGACTGA